In Streptomyces sp. NBC_00433, a single genomic region encodes these proteins:
- a CDS encoding fumarate hydratase, protein MPEFEYTDLLPLGEDTTAYRLVTSEGVSTFEADGRTFLTVEPEALRRLAAEAMHDISHYLRPTHLAQLRRILDDPQASPNDRFVALDLLKNANIAAAGVLPMCQDTGTAIVMGKRGQQVLTRGGDEEALSRGIYDAYTKLNLRYSQMAPLTMWDEKNTGSNLPAQIELYATDGGAYKFLFMAKGGGSANKSFLYQETKAVLNEASMMKFLEAKIRSLGTAACPPYHLAIVVGGTSAEFALKTAKYASAHYLDELPAEGSAAGHGFRDKELEQKVFELTQTIGIGAQFGGKYFCHDVRVVRLPRHGASCPVAIAVSCSADRQALAKITAEGVFLEQLETDPARFLPETTDEHLDEDVVRIDLNRPMAEIRAELTKYPVKTRLSLSGPLVVARDIAHAKIKERLDAGEEMPQYLRDHAVYYAGPAKTPEGYASGSFGPTTAGRMDAYVEQFQAAGGSLVMLAKGNRSQQVTDACAAHGGFYLGSIGGPAARLAQDCIKKVDVLEYAELGMEAVWRIEVEDFPAFVVVDDKGNDFFTDPAPAPTFTSIPLRPGA, encoded by the coding sequence ATGCCCGAGTTCGAATACACGGATCTGCTCCCTCTCGGCGAGGACACCACCGCGTACCGCCTCGTCACCTCCGAGGGGGTGAGCACCTTCGAGGCCGACGGCCGCACCTTCCTCACCGTCGAGCCCGAGGCGCTGCGCCGGCTCGCCGCCGAGGCGATGCACGACATCTCGCACTACCTGCGCCCCACCCACCTCGCCCAGCTGCGCCGCATCCTGGACGACCCGCAGGCCAGCCCGAACGACCGCTTCGTGGCACTCGACCTGCTCAAGAACGCCAACATCGCCGCGGCCGGAGTGCTGCCGATGTGCCAGGACACCGGCACCGCCATCGTCATGGGCAAGCGCGGCCAGCAGGTGCTCACCCGGGGCGGCGACGAGGAAGCGCTCTCCCGCGGCATCTACGACGCCTACACCAAGCTCAACCTGCGCTACTCGCAGATGGCCCCGCTGACCATGTGGGACGAGAAGAACACCGGCTCCAACCTGCCGGCGCAGATCGAGCTGTACGCCACCGACGGCGGCGCCTACAAATTCCTCTTCATGGCCAAGGGCGGCGGCAGCGCCAACAAGTCCTTCCTCTACCAGGAGACCAAGGCCGTCCTGAACGAGGCCTCGATGATGAAGTTCCTGGAGGCGAAGATCCGTTCGCTCGGCACCGCCGCCTGCCCGCCTTACCACCTGGCGATCGTGGTCGGCGGCACCAGCGCCGAATTCGCCCTGAAGACCGCGAAGTACGCCTCCGCGCACTACCTGGACGAGCTGCCCGCCGAGGGCTCCGCGGCCGGACACGGCTTCCGTGACAAGGAGTTGGAGCAGAAGGTCTTCGAGCTGACCCAGACCATCGGCATCGGGGCGCAGTTCGGCGGCAAGTACTTCTGCCACGACGTGCGGGTCGTCCGGCTCCCCCGGCACGGCGCGTCCTGCCCGGTGGCCATCGCCGTCTCCTGCTCCGCCGACCGGCAGGCGCTCGCGAAGATCACCGCGGAGGGCGTCTTCCTTGAGCAGTTGGAGACCGACCCGGCGCGCTTCCTGCCGGAGACCACCGACGAGCACCTCGACGAGGACGTCGTCCGTATCGACCTCAACCGCCCGATGGCCGAGATCCGGGCCGAGTTGACCAAATACCCGGTCAAGACCCGGCTCTCGCTGTCGGGGCCGCTGGTCGTCGCGCGCGACATCGCGCACGCCAAGATCAAGGAACGCCTCGACGCGGGCGAGGAGATGCCGCAGTATCTGCGCGACCACGCCGTCTACTACGCCGGCCCCGCCAAGACCCCCGAGGGCTACGCCTCCGGCTCCTTCGGCCCCACCACCGCGGGCCGGATGGACGCCTACGTCGAGCAGTTCCAGGCGGCGGGCGGCTCCCTGGTGATGCTCGCCAAGGGCAACAGGTCCCAGCAGGTCACCGACGCCTGCGCCGCCCACGGCGGCTTCTACCTCGGCTCGATCGGCGGCCCCGCCGCCCGCCTGGCCCAGGACTGCATCAAGAAGGTCGACGTCCTCGAATACGCCGAGCTGGGCATGGAAGCCGTCTGGCGCATCGAGGTCGAGGACTTCCCGGCTTTCGTCGTCGTCGACGACAAGGGCAACGACTTCTTCACCGACCCCGCCCCGGCCCCGACCTTCACCTCCATCCCCCTCCGCCCGGGCGCCTGA
- a CDS encoding YihY/virulence factor BrkB family protein, producing the protein MAGLMSAWKRSAAGRLWKQATHIELMHRSMGFAALGFVTLMPLLVVVAAATPWEHRPGFAQWVVDGMGLDADGSYRVRTLFAAPRNVLSATSAWSLASLAYFGLTFVASVETGYRKIWDLPSGPWHRDYRRAVWLAVMTAYLFSESQSAAAMGSGPVRSIARITLTFGLGVLFFAWGQNFLLYGAVRVRTALPGAVLTMLGLAGLRVFSHLFFARLMVSNGDAYGPVGTVLTVVTWLVGVGFVVFGGALLGRHVRDVRILRRGAEIPRPRHQEGWYEDPEELTPGVRWRSDGAGGAID; encoded by the coding sequence ATGGCCGGGCTGATGAGCGCCTGGAAGCGGTCTGCGGCCGGGCGGTTGTGGAAGCAGGCCACGCACATCGAGCTGATGCACCGTTCGATGGGGTTCGCGGCGCTGGGTTTCGTGACCCTCATGCCGCTGCTCGTGGTGGTCGCGGCCGCCACGCCGTGGGAGCACAGGCCCGGGTTCGCGCAGTGGGTCGTGGACGGCATGGGGCTCGACGCGGACGGCTCCTACCGGGTGCGTACGCTCTTCGCCGCGCCCAGGAACGTGCTGAGCGCCACCAGCGCCTGGAGCCTGGCCTCGCTGGCCTACTTCGGGCTGACCTTCGTGGCGAGCGTCGAGACCGGCTACCGGAAGATCTGGGACCTGCCGTCGGGGCCCTGGCACCGCGACTACCGGCGGGCGGTGTGGCTCGCGGTGATGACGGCGTATCTGTTCAGCGAGTCGCAGAGCGCCGCGGCCATGGGCAGCGGCCCGGTCCGCTCGATCGCCAGGATCACCCTCACCTTCGGCCTGGGCGTGCTCTTCTTCGCCTGGGGGCAGAACTTCCTGCTCTATGGCGCCGTGCGGGTGCGCACCGCGCTGCCGGGGGCGGTGCTGACCATGCTGGGGCTGGCCGGGCTGCGGGTCTTCTCGCACCTGTTCTTCGCCCGGCTGATGGTCAGCAACGGTGACGCGTACGGCCCGGTCGGCACCGTGCTGACGGTGGTGACCTGGCTGGTCGGGGTGGGCTTCGTGGTCTTCGGCGGCGCGCTGCTCGGCCGGCACGTGCGGGATGTGCGCATCCTGCGGCGGGGCGCCGAGATCCCGCGACCGCGGCACCAGGAGGGCTGGTACGAGGACCCGGAGGAGCTCACCCCCGGGGTGCGCTGGCGCTCCGACGGCGCGGGCGGCGCGATCGACTGA
- a CDS encoding class II fumarate hydratase — protein sequence MSDSDASRDGGFRIEHDSMGEVRVPAGAKWRAQTQRAVQNFPISGRPLERAHIEALARIKAAAARVNGDLGVLDKEVAAAIAEAAEEVAAGRWDDHFPVDVFQTGSGTSSNMNANEVIATLAAERLGRPVHPNDDVNASQSSNDVFPSSLHIAATAAVTGDLIPALTRLAEALERKAAEFATVVKAGRTHLMDATPVTLGQEFGGYAAQMRYGIERLEASLPRLAELPLGGTAVGTGINTPPGFSAAVIAEVARATGLPLTEARDHFEAQGARDGVVETSGQLRTVAVGLTKIANDLRWMASGPRTGLGEIALPDLQPGSSIMPGKVNPVVPEAALMVAAQVIGNDTTVTVAGAAGNFELNVMLPVIARNVLESVRLLANVSRLLADRTVDGITANVERAREYAESSPSVVTPLNRYIGYEEAAKVAKRAVAEHRTIRQAVIEGGYVERGLLSEKQLDDALDVLRMTRP from the coding sequence ATGAGTGACAGCGACGCGAGCAGGGACGGCGGCTTCCGCATCGAGCACGACTCGATGGGCGAGGTGCGGGTGCCGGCCGGGGCGAAGTGGCGGGCGCAGACGCAGCGGGCGGTGCAGAACTTCCCGATCTCGGGGCGGCCGCTGGAGCGGGCGCACATCGAGGCGCTGGCCCGGATCAAGGCCGCGGCCGCCCGGGTCAACGGGGATCTCGGGGTGCTGGACAAGGAGGTCGCCGCCGCGATCGCGGAGGCGGCCGAGGAGGTCGCGGCAGGGCGCTGGGACGACCACTTCCCGGTGGACGTCTTCCAGACCGGCTCGGGCACGTCCTCGAACATGAACGCGAACGAGGTCATCGCGACGCTGGCGGCCGAGCGGCTCGGCCGCCCCGTCCACCCCAACGACGACGTCAACGCCAGCCAGTCGTCCAACGACGTCTTCCCCTCCTCCCTGCACATCGCGGCGACCGCGGCCGTCACCGGCGACCTGATCCCGGCGCTCACCCGTCTGGCGGAGGCGCTGGAGCGCAAGGCGGCCGAGTTCGCGACGGTGGTGAAGGCCGGGCGCACCCATCTGATGGACGCCACGCCGGTGACGCTGGGCCAGGAGTTCGGCGGCTACGCCGCCCAGATGCGCTACGGGATCGAGCGGCTGGAGGCGTCGCTGCCGCGGCTGGCGGAGCTGCCGCTCGGCGGTACGGCGGTCGGCACCGGCATCAACACGCCGCCCGGCTTCTCCGCGGCGGTGATCGCCGAGGTGGCGCGGGCGACGGGGCTGCCGCTGACCGAGGCGCGGGACCACTTCGAGGCGCAGGGCGCGCGGGACGGGGTGGTGGAGACCTCCGGCCAACTGCGGACCGTCGCGGTCGGGCTGACGAAGATCGCCAACGATCTGCGGTGGATGGCGTCGGGCCCGCGCACCGGTCTCGGCGAGATCGCGCTGCCCGATCTCCAGCCGGGCTCGTCGATCATGCCGGGCAAGGTCAACCCGGTGGTGCCGGAGGCGGCGCTGATGGTGGCGGCGCAGGTGATCGGGAACGACACGACGGTCACGGTGGCGGGCGCGGCGGGCAATTTCGAGCTGAACGTGATGCTGCCGGTGATCGCCCGCAATGTGCTGGAGTCGGTGCGGCTGCTGGCCAATGTCAGTCGGCTGCTCGCCGACCGCACGGTCGACGGGATCACCGCGAACGTGGAGCGGGCCCGCGAGTACGCCGAGTCCTCGCCGTCCGTCGTCACCCCGCTGAACAGGTACATCGGCTACGAGGAGGCCGCGAAGGTGGCGAAGCGGGCGGTGGCGGAGCACAGGACGATCCGGCAGGCGGTGATCGAGGGCGGTTATGTGGAGCGCGGGCTGCTGTCCGAAAAGCAGCTGGATGACGCACTCGACGTGTTGCGTATGACCCGCCCGTAA
- a CDS encoding DUF402 domain-containing protein codes for MTAHTETGTATPAGEAQGRFWTPGEQVLWRYRGNGTDAVHIARPVTVVRDDPEVLAVWMAPNTPVVRPVIADGTPVHREPLATRYVKPRTTRVEKWWGAGVLKLARPGEPWSVWLFWDQEWRFRSWYVNLEEPLRRWSGGVDSEDHFLDISVHQDRSWRWLDEDEFAQAQADGLMSAALAARVRQAGLRAIGVIRAWGPPFSDHWQDWRPDPRWPVPALPADWDRPADGSGPLAHDGGEQRSDDPAAGRFEVRPARRSA; via the coding sequence ATGACAGCCCATACCGAAACGGGGACCGCGACCCCGGCAGGAGAAGCGCAGGGGCGCTTCTGGACGCCCGGCGAACAGGTGCTGTGGCGCTATCGCGGCAACGGTACGGACGCGGTGCACATCGCCCGGCCGGTGACGGTGGTGCGGGACGACCCGGAGGTGCTCGCGGTCTGGATGGCGCCCAACACGCCGGTGGTGCGGCCGGTGATCGCGGACGGCACGCCGGTGCACCGGGAACCGCTGGCGACCCGGTACGTCAAGCCGCGTACGACCCGGGTGGAGAAATGGTGGGGTGCCGGGGTTCTGAAGCTCGCCCGTCCGGGTGAGCCGTGGTCGGTGTGGCTGTTCTGGGACCAGGAGTGGAGGTTCCGCAGCTGGTACGTCAACCTGGAGGAGCCGCTGCGCCGCTGGTCGGGCGGGGTGGACTCGGAGGACCACTTCCTCGACATCTCGGTCCACCAGGACCGCAGCTGGCGCTGGCTGGACGAGGACGAGTTCGCCCAGGCGCAGGCCGACGGCCTGATGTCGGCGGCGCTCGCGGCCCGGGTGCGGCAGGCGGGGCTGCGGGCGATCGGGGTGATCAGGGCCTGGGGCCCGCCCTTCAGCGACCACTGGCAGGACTGGCGGCCCGACCCGCGCTGGCCGGTGCCGGCGCTGCCGGCCGACTGGGACCGCCCGGCGGACGGCTCCGGGCCGCTGGCACATGACGGTGGCGAGCAGAGGTCGGATGATCCGGCGGCCGGTCGTTTCGAGGTCCGGCCCGCGAGACGATCCGCATGA
- a CDS encoding class I SAM-dependent methyltransferase, which produces MGDRYDEAFPHKEGQLAAAEWLAAAVPPGSRVLDLGCGTGLPTAGQLSDAGLRVVGVDLSAGMVGRARANVPKAEFLQADIADLPAGEPLAPGGFAGAAAFFSLLMLRRAEIPATLRAVYDLLEPGGLLALSMVEADVDDVPIPFLGHTIRVSGYLRDELRQVVTDAGFEVIQEDAYAYAPASTDVPPELQVFLRCRRG; this is translated from the coding sequence ATCGGCGACCGGTACGACGAGGCCTTCCCGCACAAGGAGGGCCAGCTCGCGGCCGCCGAATGGCTCGCCGCCGCGGTGCCGCCGGGGTCCCGGGTGCTCGACCTCGGCTGCGGCACCGGGCTGCCGACCGCCGGGCAGCTGTCCGACGCGGGCCTGCGGGTGGTCGGGGTGGACCTGTCCGCCGGGATGGTCGGCCGGGCCAGGGCGAACGTGCCGAAGGCCGAGTTCCTGCAGGCCGACATCGCGGACCTGCCGGCGGGCGAGCCGCTGGCCCCGGGCGGCTTCGCCGGGGCCGCGGCCTTCTTCTCGCTGCTGATGCTGCGCCGCGCGGAGATCCCGGCCACCCTGCGGGCCGTATACGACCTGCTGGAGCCGGGCGGGCTGCTCGCGCTGTCGATGGTCGAGGCGGATGTGGACGATGTGCCGATTCCGTTCCTGGGTCACACGATCCGGGTATCGGGTTATCTACGGGACGAACTACGACAGGTCGTCACGGATGCGGGCTTCGAGGTGATCCAGGAGGATGCGTACGCGTACGCGCCCGCCAGCACGGACGTGCCACCGGAGCTACAGGTCTTCCTCCGTTGCCGGCGCGGGTGA
- a CDS encoding SpoIIE family protein phosphatase: MPKSELSEPPSGPLGAPARPAVLPDMPEAAGRRDHDRPGPDEGPVAQNQGAALPRRDQRPGEETLTSFVSTPARGTPIEAAGHPADEESAGMRIPMPAQTGPEADRLRYVGAATRRIARGVDLDEILLGLCRSAVPAFADAILVYLREPLPVGDERPSGPLRLRLRRSDGGLEGPSEADDDAPVGATPLLPELLPTMEPSYGGTGDSIGVLLDGPLAEVLRGVRPVFADSIRAADALAELLGRGDDPIGLPTGRRALLAPLRGRRRVIGAAVLLRRAGRAPFESDDLLVAAQLATHTALGVDKAVLYGREAYIADALQREMLPDSLPQPTGVQLASRYLPAAESARVGGDWYDAIPLPGSRVALVVGDVMGHSMTSAAIMGQLRTTVQTLAGLDLAPQEVLYHLDEQAQRLGQDRMATCVYAVYDPIAHRLVVANAGHPPPVLLHADGLAEVLRVPPGAPIGVGGVPFEAVELPAPAGATLLLYTDGLVESRSRDVWGGIELLRERLHDAASVVSPPPLEPLCDEVLEILGPGDRDDDIALLAARFDGIAPSDVAYWFLEPQSQTPGRARRLVRQALRRWDLEDQLEAAELLVSEIVTNAVRYAERPITLRLLRTDVLRCEVGDDAPLLPRMRHAAPEEEGGRGLYLVNRMAQRWGATRLGAGKVVWFELPL; the protein is encoded by the coding sequence ATGCCGAAGAGCGAGCTGTCCGAGCCGCCGTCCGGCCCGCTCGGCGCCCCCGCACGCCCCGCAGTGCTGCCGGACATGCCGGAGGCCGCGGGGCGCCGCGACCACGACCGTCCCGGGCCGGACGAGGGCCCCGTGGCACAGAACCAGGGCGCGGCACTGCCGCGCCGCGACCAGCGCCCCGGCGAGGAGACGCTGACGTCCTTCGTCAGCACCCCTGCCCGCGGCACCCCCATCGAGGCGGCCGGGCACCCGGCGGACGAGGAGTCGGCGGGGATGCGTATCCCGATGCCGGCGCAGACAGGCCCGGAGGCCGACCGGCTCCGCTACGTCGGCGCGGCCACCCGGCGGATCGCCCGCGGGGTGGACCTCGACGAGATCCTGCTCGGGCTGTGCCGCTCCGCGGTGCCGGCCTTCGCCGACGCGATCCTGGTCTACCTGCGCGAACCGCTGCCGGTGGGCGACGAGCGCCCGTCAGGACCGCTGCGGCTGCGGCTGCGCCGCTCCGACGGCGGCCTCGAAGGCCCGTCGGAGGCGGACGACGACGCGCCGGTCGGCGCCACCCCGCTGCTGCCCGAGCTGCTGCCGACGATGGAGCCGTCGTACGGAGGGACGGGCGACTCCATCGGCGTCCTGCTCGACGGCCCGCTGGCCGAGGTGCTGCGCGGGGTCCGCCCGGTCTTCGCCGACTCGATCAGGGCCGCCGACGCGCTGGCGGAGCTGCTCGGCCGCGGCGACGACCCGATCGGCCTGCCCACCGGGCGGCGGGCGCTGCTCGCCCCGCTGCGCGGCCGCCGCCGGGTGATCGGCGCGGCGGTCCTGCTGCGGCGGGCCGGCCGCGCGCCCTTCGAGTCCGACGACCTGCTGGTCGCCGCCCAGCTCGCCACGCACACCGCGCTGGGCGTGGACAAGGCCGTCCTCTACGGCCGCGAGGCCTACATCGCGGACGCGCTCCAGCGCGAGATGCTGCCCGACTCGCTCCCGCAGCCCACCGGAGTCCAGCTGGCCAGCCGCTACCTGCCGGCCGCGGAGTCCGCGCGGGTCGGCGGCGACTGGTACGACGCGATCCCGCTGCCCGGCAGCCGGGTGGCGCTGGTCGTCGGCGACGTCATGGGCCACTCGATGACCTCGGCGGCGATCATGGGCCAGCTGCGCACCACCGTCCAGACGCTGGCCGGCCTGGACCTGGCGCCGCAGGAGGTGCTCTACCACCTCGACGAGCAGGCCCAGCGGCTCGGCCAGGACCGCATGGCGACCTGCGTCTACGCCGTCTACGACCCGATCGCGCACCGCCTGGTGGTGGCCAACGCGGGCCACCCGCCGCCGGTGCTGCTGCACGCGGACGGCCTCGCCGAGGTCCTCAGGGTGCCGCCGGGCGCCCCCATCGGAGTCGGCGGTGTGCCCTTCGAGGCCGTCGAACTGCCGGCGCCCGCCGGGGCGACACTGCTGCTCTACACCGACGGCCTGGTCGAATCGCGCAGCCGCGACGTCTGGGGCGGCATCGAACTGCTGCGGGAGCGGCTGCACGACGCGGCGTCGGTGGTCTCGCCGCCGCCGCTGGAGCCGCTCTGCGACGAGGTGCTGGAAATCCTCGGCCCCGGCGACCGCGACGACGACATCGCACTGCTCGCCGCCCGCTTCGACGGCATCGCGCCGAGCGATGTCGCCTACTGGTTCCTGGAGCCCCAGTCCCAGACCCCTGGCCGCGCCCGCCGCCTGGTCCGCCAGGCGCTGCGCCGCTGGGACCTGGAAGACCAACTGGAGGCGGCCGAGCTGCTGGTCAGCGAGATCGTCACCAACGCGGTGCGCTATGCCGAGCGGCCCATCACGCTCCGGCTGCTCCGTACGGACGTGCTCCGCTGCGAGGTCGGCGACGACGCCCCGCTGCTCCCCCGGATGCGCCACGCGGCGCCCGAGGAGGAGGGTGGGCGCGGCCTCTACCTCGTCAACCGGATGGCCCAGCGGTGGGGAGCCACTCGCTTGGGCGCGGGCAAGGTCGTCTGGTTCGAGCTCCCCCTCTGA
- a CDS encoding SPFH domain-containing protein — protein sequence MPEPTAPQQPPKSVLDAAIPEMPAPRVQERRAVGMPGLPFLLIALLVVLSGAALIITGGLRAKDHPGGPAAVLIGLGIAVVVVALLTLFGLTQVAPGQARVCQLFGRYQGTIRQDGLRWVNPLTSRRKISTRLRNHETAVLKVNDAYGNPIELAAVVVWQVADTAQAVFEVDNFIKFVGIQTDTAVRHIATNYPYDAHDGESLSLRGNSEDITERLSAEIAARVDSAGVKIIESRFTHLAYAPEIASAMLQRQQAGAIVAARQTIVDGAVGMVESALSRIAEQGIVELDEERKASMVSNLLVVLCGDRAAQPVLNTGTLYQ from the coding sequence ATGCCAGAGCCGACCGCACCGCAACAACCGCCCAAGAGCGTCCTCGACGCCGCGATACCCGAGATGCCCGCGCCCCGGGTGCAGGAGCGGCGGGCGGTCGGCATGCCGGGGCTCCCCTTCCTGCTGATCGCGCTGCTCGTCGTGCTGAGCGGCGCCGCGCTGATCATCACGGGCGGGCTCCGCGCCAAGGACCACCCCGGCGGGCCGGCGGCGGTCCTCATCGGGCTGGGCATCGCGGTCGTCGTCGTGGCGCTGCTGACGCTCTTCGGGCTCACCCAGGTCGCGCCGGGGCAGGCGCGGGTGTGCCAGCTCTTCGGGCGCTACCAGGGGACCATCAGGCAGGACGGCCTGCGCTGGGTGAACCCGCTGACCAGCCGCCGCAAGATCTCCACCCGGCTGCGCAACCACGAGACCGCCGTGCTGAAGGTCAACGACGCCTACGGCAACCCGATCGAGCTGGCGGCGGTCGTGGTCTGGCAGGTCGCGGACACCGCGCAGGCGGTCTTCGAGGTGGACAACTTCATCAAGTTCGTCGGCATCCAGACCGACACCGCCGTGCGGCACATCGCGACCAACTACCCCTACGACGCCCACGACGGCGAGTCCCTGTCGCTGCGCGGCAATTCGGAGGACATCACCGAGCGGCTGTCGGCGGAGATCGCCGCGCGGGTCGACTCGGCCGGTGTGAAGATCATCGAGTCCCGTTTCACCCACCTCGCCTACGCGCCGGAGATCGCCTCGGCGATGCTCCAGCGGCAGCAGGCGGGCGCTATCGTGGCGGCGCGGCAGACCATCGTGGACGGCGCGGTCGGCATGGTCGAGTCGGCGCTGTCCAGGATCGCCGAGCAGGGCATCGTCGAACTCGACGAGGAGCGCAAGGCGAGCATGGTGAGCAATCTGCTGGTGGTGCTCTGCGGCGACCGGGCCGCCCAGCCGGTGCTCAACACGGGAACCCTCTACCAGTGA
- a CDS encoding PadR family transcriptional regulator — MSIGHTLLGLLESGPRHGYDLKRAFDERFGHDRPLAYGQVYSTMARLLKNGLVEVDGIEPGGGPERKRYAITDAGVTDVESWLAQPEKPEPYLQTTLYTKVVLALLTGRPAADLLDTQRAEHLRLMRELTRRKSGGDLADQLICDHALFHLEADLRWLELTAARLDQLAVEVTR, encoded by the coding sequence ATGTCAATCGGCCACACCTTGCTCGGACTCCTGGAGTCCGGACCGCGCCACGGTTACGACCTCAAGCGCGCCTTCGACGAACGCTTCGGACACGACCGGCCGCTCGCCTACGGCCAGGTCTACTCGACAATGGCCAGGCTGCTGAAGAACGGCCTGGTCGAGGTCGACGGGATAGAGCCGGGCGGCGGTCCCGAGCGCAAGCGGTACGCCATCACCGACGCCGGTGTGACCGACGTGGAGAGCTGGCTCGCGCAGCCCGAGAAGCCCGAGCCGTACCTGCAGACGACCCTCTACACCAAGGTCGTCCTCGCGCTGCTGACCGGGCGCCCCGCAGCCGACCTGCTGGACACCCAGCGCGCCGAACACCTGCGGCTGATGCGCGAGCTGACCCGGCGCAAGTCCGGCGGCGACCTCGCCGACCAGCTGATCTGCGACCACGCCCTCTTCCATCTCGAAGCGGACCTGCGGTGGCTGGAACTGACCGCCGCCCGGCTCGACCAGCTCGCCGTGGAGGTGACCAGGTGA
- a CDS encoding ABC transporter ATP-binding protein, with protein MTTAPEPLLVATDLRKTYGSTPALDGAELTVRAGEVVAVMGPSGSGKSTLLHCLAGIVTPDSGDVRYRGRSMSEMSDGERSALRRSDFGFVFQFGQLVPELTCLENVAMPMRLGGRRRKDAEALAATWLERLEVADLAGKRPGEVSGGQGQRVAVARALVGGPRVVFADEPTGALDSLNGERVMRLLTEAAHDTGAAVVLVTHEPRVAAYSDREIVVRDGKSRDMERAA; from the coding sequence GTGACCACCGCCCCCGAGCCGCTGCTCGTCGCGACCGACCTGCGCAAGACGTACGGTTCGACCCCCGCGCTGGACGGCGCGGAACTGACCGTCCGCGCCGGTGAGGTGGTCGCCGTCATGGGACCGTCCGGGTCCGGCAAGTCCACCCTGCTGCACTGCCTGGCCGGCATCGTCACCCCCGACTCCGGCGACGTCCGCTACCGCGGCCGGTCGATGTCGGAGATGTCCGACGGCGAGCGCAGCGCCCTGCGGCGCTCGGACTTCGGCTTCGTCTTCCAGTTCGGCCAACTGGTGCCCGAGCTGACCTGCCTGGAGAACGTGGCGATGCCGATGCGGCTCGGCGGCCGCAGGCGCAAGGACGCCGAGGCGCTGGCCGCGACATGGCTGGAGCGCCTTGAGGTCGCCGACCTGGCGGGCAAGCGGCCCGGCGAGGTGTCCGGCGGCCAGGGCCAGCGGGTCGCGGTGGCCCGCGCCCTGGTCGGCGGGCCGCGGGTGGTCTTCGCCGACGAGCCGACCGGCGCGCTGGACTCGCTGAACGGCGAGCGGGTGATGCGGCTGCTGACCGAGGCCGCGCACGACACCGGCGCCGCCGTCGTGCTGGTCACCCACGAGCCGCGGGTGGCCGCGTATTCGGACCGGGAGATCGTCGTCCGGGACGGGAAGTCGCGCGACATGGAGCGGGCGGCATGA